The sequence CAGAGAGGGATTTCGGTGACATCGGAAACTCGTTGTTGCTATCGCCACAAATGTTTCTTATTTGGTCAGGTAGTGCAAATTAGGGTCATGAAAATGAATCTTACCACTCGTGATCCAGTACTTGTGATCTCCAAGATGCGATTTGTTATTGAAATTCATTACGAACATGCATGAAAGACTTAAAATATTTGTTCACTTATCAATAATACCCCCACTACCGGTCGCTCGGTCGCTCGGTCGCTCGTGTATGCGGTATGGAACCAAGGAACTGGGAACAAATGCACAAACCTCGATCTGAGCGTCACTTGATAAGAGGGTAGTCCGAGGAGTAGTCCACAAAGTTACTGTTAGTGTTTGCAACTCTCCCCTCTGTAAGATAAAAACGTCTCAGCTGAGTACAAAGCGTGAATTATGAGCCTCAAGGAAACTACACTGAGTTTTTGGCAATCAAACACCCATAGCACTATCCAGGAAGGATGCCAGCTACTGAACATTGTATGTTAAGGCCGCCATATCACAAGCACGAGTGTTTAAACTCTTTCAGTGACATCCTAAGCTTTCCTGTTGATAAACCAATCAAGTTCTATACAGTGTTTCTTTTTGGAAGCGAGGACAGCGAGTAGCTTGTTTCTGTTGAGTGCAAAATCATAAGTGTAGTACCGTGACATAAAGAACGCAATTTCTCGACCAAGTTTATACAAAGTGAAATGGGAGACTATTGTCTGGTAGAGGTTTATTTTGATCACCCCTCTCTTTACTAGAGAAAAGGGAATGTAAAGTTGTCTTTTGTTATTATATACGGCCTCCCCTTGTTATTTCGGGCAAAGTTACCTGGGCACAAGATTGGGGTGGCATTTATTTTTTAGGACCTTGATGAGAGGGTTATGCGCCggtcaaatcgaaacttcaaccaatccccccccgggcatttgactatttttTGTGCCCGTGAAGCGGGGAATTTGACAGGTAAGGTCAGGGTGGAAAACTTGCCCTTTGCCTGGGTAgggtggggaaaattgaacaATTTCGAATACAAGCAGCCGTAAACGCTCTTGGCTCTGTTGTTGATAAGTGTAGATACTGTGCCCTTAGTACTGAACAACCCTTGTCGTGTTTCGGAGTTAGAGCAGCTTGGTCAATTCAGTAGCACGTTatttttaatagtttcaatattaaaatttttgtaGTAACTTAAGTCTAGTAAAAACGGCATCATACAAAGGGTCGCGGAACATGTGTTGCCATTTTAATACACAAGCTTTACTAAAGACGACAGGAAGCGAAGACAATTGTTCTTTAGGAGAGGCGTTTGACAGATAAATCGCCCGATAGGGTAGGTCATGTGAATACCACTTTAGCCCAAGGGGAGGGGCGGGTTTTTGAACGATCcactcttcaaaagttcaaatgcccggcCGGGGTTTGcctatacatatacatacattAATTACAATTTTAAAAGAACTACTTACTCTAGTTACAGTACTTCAGAAACCTACACTTCATTACAATACTTGACGAAATGCCTATGTAGCTGCAAATTACCCAGAAAGTTACATTACAGTCACTACAGTTCTAAAAACATAAGTACACATATAAAACAGATTGGAAATTACGGTACAGAGCCCATGCACAAATTCCATTTCTTATTAAATATGTCCATGTTATTAGATTTAACATGTATAAACTTTTCCGTTTCATACTTAATTTTTTGCCTTAAGTTTAAAGGCGTTTATAATAGGAGGATTCAGATTTCTTCTGCAGTCCCATTTATATAATTTAGCGACTAGTATCAAATAGTTCAGTGAAGGGTAATTTGCATAAGTAATGCTAATCATGACATCTTGCAGAGTAAGATGGACGAATTCTCTTGTCAGAAGGTAGAAGAAGTATTCGAAATCCTTCCAAAAAGGTGACTAAATGAATAGCTGAGTTTTGGACGGAtattgcagtacggaccgttacCCTAGAAGTGGCGCAGTTCTATGCTTTTGTCGCTCGGTCCAGAAAACACCATCTGCGAGACGCAAAAGCAGAAAACGTTTCCGCTTTAAGCAGactgaaataaagaaaagatttAGCCTAACAGACGAACATCAATCAGCTGCACGTACCACGGAGAGGATTTGTGAATTCGAAGTGGTAAGTCTCCAGGGTAACGTTAGCGATTCCTATAACGACGGAAATCAAAGCTAGTGCATTTTCTTGTGATGAAAGAAAAGCAGCGCACCATTTTTTTGTCTCCTACTGCGAGATTCTTAATAAGAAAGAATGCAACTTGGGCATGCGAAATGAGAATTTCTCATGGCCCTCGAATGGAAACCGGAAGCATCTTTTCCGCTTCATCGTGAAAATGTTTCGGTCAAACTTTTCAATCCAACTGCTTCTGTTTGTACCTTACTATACAAACGTTATAAGGTCATAGTATGTTTGATGGGTGACCTTCAGAATTCTGGTTACCGTAGTCTCTGTTCAAGCTCATTAGCGCATGCCAAATCGCGGTGACGTGTTTCATGCTAATGCCTGCTTCCACTGTTACTGCCACCGCTACTGATGCTGCTACCATTATTCCCACCACCCCTACGACTATTACGACTGCTACGAATTCGAATGCCACGCCGACTGCTACGCATGCTACTGCTGCTTCTGCTGCAGCACTAGTCTGAGAGGGCTTCCTTTGAAACTCATCTACGCATGTTTAGAACCTCAAGTCGTTTTTGCTTTGGCCCTCCAACCATATGAGCTGACTCAGTACCAGCTTTATTCATAAACTATGGGGCGCAAGGAACCCAAACGCTATTCGCAAGCTGCGAGGTACAGATTTTCCAGGGTTAGTATTAACTTTTGACACCTCGAAATCAGAGGGCAGTCCAGTCaacttttccaaacgaagaaaCTTTTAAATACAAAGTCGAGGCGCGACCCCCAATTTTTCGTCACTGAGAAAGTGTAAAAGGAGAGAAAACTGGTATATTTCGATTTGAGAGTATCCAAAATCCAAGAGCACCCATCActtcaattcaatttcaaaagAACAATTGTTCGACAAGTGGCACATACGCAAGAGAGGATTATGCGTCTCCTTCAGTTCAGAATACCTAAAGAGCCTGTGCCcaaaacaataaagaaataaaagaaacgtCGACGCGTCGCTCGCAAGGAGATTGGTTATGGAAACGAAATTAAATCCTAGCCCCAGTTGCCCAAAAGGCTGACAGCACTGTCCAGCAGTTCACTCACTGTGCAAGAGATAAGAGCTATCCAATTCAATTCATTTATCTGCTTGAGAGTGATTTCTCTTAGAATAATCAGGACCTCCTAATTTTAGAAAAACCATCTAAAAAAAAGAGATACCTTGTAAAGCAACacatttttagagaaaaaaggATGCCATCAGTGTCAGGAAGGATCAACCATAAATATTCTACAGGAATACTCATTTTGCCGCACTTCTCttcaaaaaaacaagcaaacaagccaaaaaagaaaagaaaacgaaaaaaaaaaaaacttgcagcGGATTAGAAGTACTGTATCTCACAGAGAAGTAGGTCACCGCAAATAGAGCCAATCAGGAGCCGATCTTTATAAACCACTGCTGAAGTTGCGCCCGTCATTTGCCTCCCATCATCCATGTAGGCCTCACGAAGCTCGTAATGAGGAAAACTTATTCCAGATGAAGCTGGCTCTCCGAGTTGTAGCATCATGATTTGAGAAGGACTCCGATGGCTGATATTATTTATGTGTTCAACAATTTCTGAAACCCGAGGAATTCCTGCGAGCCAAAGATTTCCAGTAACGGGGTCAACATTGACGTTGTCTATCAATGATCCAACTTTTATAGTCTGATAAGGAAATTTGAGTTATTAAATCAAATTTTTCATAACCTAACGGTTCGTCCTCGTCTACATTTTTAAGGTTGGTAAAGGAGCTttaaaaactgatgaaagcaaCGGTGAAGACGAAATCAACAAAAATAGATTTCACAATGAAACATGATACGTCCTTTGCGTGTGACACACAGTACAGTGAGGGGgatgaataggggtatgtaaatccgccgatccgttaaaattaatggccgaatccgtcggtccgctcaaaaaatcaactaaatccgagTCCGCGATCACGGACCCGTCATGCATAATtgcgttactatttctagtcattttctccactgcgtgacatcggtacacaagaaagagaaagtgaactttccggggcgacgttgagatccacgatccgaacttccaaacaaccaaaatccaaaatccgggcccataatctggattAAActgcgatccgctgtgatcataggatccgcgaatccgttaaaatttcgctctgaatccacaatccgggctaaaatatttaccaaatccgccgattcgtagacctattcacctcCCTCTACAATACAACTCTTCGAGTGTACATGTTATGTACTGCGTGATCATTGCTCTCGCTGCGTCTGCAGTGCTTTTAATGCGGTTTCCATTAAGAATGAATGAGCCCAAAAATGAAAGTCTTGACTTCCGCCATGATTAGCGAAAAGGGTTATCCGAGAACGTAACAAGCTTAGGGCTGGTTTTACGGAGGGGAATActggacaaaattgttattagatCGTGTGCAGTGAGGCATTATATCGTACTACATGGTTACTTAGCCGGAGATCGTATATCGTACCCGATATGTTGTCTTATCGTAATGGCGATGCCAGTATGTCGTACCACATGCTGCTATATCGTACCCGATGCTGCTATATTGTAACCGGTGTGTTGTCTTACCGTAATGGCGATGCCATTATGTCGTACCACATGCTGCTATATCGTACTCAatgctgctatatcgtaacCGGTGATGCTTTATCGTACGTCTAACTGGTCAGCGGCTTACGGTGAGAATAGCGCGAAACTGATATCACGTGATCTAGAATGCAATCGTTCTCGATTTTACTTCTCGTGAAACCCTGTATTGACTTGTGTAGACAAGTGGAGATTTTAAAGCTTATATATGTGTTTCTTTCCTCTAGTCTAATGATATGTCAGATCAAGATCTCTTAGCAAGAAGAGGCGAGCACGAAGCGCGAGCTTGCGCTCTTCCCCTCGCGCGCGACTCGCGCTTCGCACTAGCCTCGCTTTCGCCTCTGTTCGCCTAAAAGAGGTCAAAAAGTTACGCCTGTTCTCCAGGctacagttttctttttcacaaaTAAAGAACCCTCAGCTTACGCTTCATAAATGAAAGATTACGTACTCACCTGAAGTCATCCGAGGCACGTTCGCGAATAGAAGATGTGCCGACACTGACACCATGCGGGTCACCAACGTCATTGTTTGTTATATTTGCACTTAGAGTGCCCTCTAGCTCTGTTAATGCGTTTCTTAAAATAGATGTGGTTCTTGCTAAGAGGTCTTGATCTGACATATCAATAGATTAGAGGAAAGAAACACATATATAAGCTTTAAAATCTTCACTTGTCTACACAAGTCAATACAGGATTTCACGAGAAGTAAAATTGAGAACGATTGCATTCTAGATCACGTGATATCAGTTTCGCGCCATTCTCACCGTAAGCCGCTGACCAGTTAGACGTACGATAAAGCATCACCGgttacgatatagcagcatTGAGTACGATATAGCAGCATGTGGTACGACATAATGGCATCGCCATTACGGTAAGACAACACACCGGTTACAATATAGCAGCATCGGGTACGATATAGCAGCATGTGGTACGACATACTGGCATCGCCATTACGATAAGACAACATATCGGGTACGATATACGATCTCCGGCTACATAACCATGTAGTACGATATAATGCCTCACTGCACACGatctaataacaattttgtccagTATTCCCCTCCATATGGTTTCCTCTAGGTAGGGACGCAAGAAGAGGCAGAAGCACAATCGGCATACGCAGGCACATTAACTTGCCGTTGATTAACTTGTTTGTTCGATGAAAAGATATTACATAGTCAAAATGCTTCTGAGTGTGTTCTCGAACTTTGTCGTGTTTTTTTCTCTGGAGCTTGAAGTCACCTTAACCCACCTGTGTCTCTTCTAAACTGTTGTCATGGCGACGTCTGTACACTACAACGCTTCGAGAAAGGGTATTGGGAACAATGACAAATCTGCAACGAATCAAGAACGATGTGATGGATGAAGAAAAGTGCCCAGGCAATTCCTCATGATAATGTTCACGACTGAACACATTGCTGGTCCGTTGTCAAGTTTATAAAGAGGTCATGATTATACATGATTATACCTAGGTATCTACATTGACAATGATCTAAATTGGGCCTCCCACATCCAACACATAAACAGCAAAATATCTGAGAACTTAGGAATCCTTTTCAGATCACGCCATTTCTTAACTTTAAACACCCCCAAACAAATATATTACTCACTTATCTACCCCTACCCCCATTATGGTATTATGAGTTGGGGAAACACATATCCAAGTAGATTAACTAAAgtacaaaaaaagcaaaacaaatataACCCTAATAACCCTAATAGAGAAAGTAGTGCACCCTACTTCAAACTTCTAGATATACTCAACATAGATaacattagggccatttatacgagagaaaataagacgcgtcttatgtaagacgcgccttacataagacgcaaactgctcgtataaatggtacaaaacaagcgttcgcgtcttattttagacgcgacttacataagacacgtcttatcttggaacagaacttttggctgttcttattttgtccgcgtcttaagtaagacgtgaacttcctcgtataaatggtttcgcgtcctaaataagacgtgaactataagtgcgcatgcctgtcacatgcgtaacgacaacaacaaatcgtcattttgttgaccagtcaccaggctaacaaaatgctttgcagtcaatcagtcgatcgctttcttccgactcgtctcggatttctcttgtattcttcgtatgcaacgtcaagtttctgaattttctttaacagcacggtcttcacaagaaaagaggacttctcaaagtggaaaaaacatctttgaagaagtaTCTTCCTccttaaaatgacggcacgctttcgttttttgctacagcgcgccattttggatattgctaacggctttgctaGTGGCAaattctcatgtaaatgaggctgtatcaaaaataagacgcgaaccatttacacgagaagttcgcgtcttatgtaagacgcgaacgtataaatggtacagttcgcgtcttatgtaaggcgcgtcttacataagacgcgtcttattttctcccgtataaatggccctatttttaaacttaaaatCTCCTTGCTAGCTCACAAAATCTCACAAAATGTAGTCAATATCCCTGAAGTGTTTCAAAACTACCCTGTAAAAGTGTCTGATATTCACTCATACAGTACCAgataccttattataggaaattacactccatgaaattaaggtgttggaaattaacgcgacttaaattaacgcgaatttaaTGGAAAATCTATCTTGGCCGAAATCAAGAAGAAGATATTGACATCACTTCTGACAGAGACAACgatgaagatgaactcgaaatattgtaaaccttcgccttagcttttgtgaaagatgaaaagTTAAGGGTagatgaaaagaaagaaagcttgtagGTAATGTTTTTTAAATGTCAAAAATGTCTGGATAGGATTCAAAATTGGAGTTAAAATACTTGAAATTCAGagcgcggaaattaacgctgcatttAATTAAGgtcgcggaaattaacgctcaacaaaaataacgcgaattttaacaattcgcgttaatttcatgcagcgttaatttcctataataaggtatgCCTCAAACCTTAATTTTCATGTGCCACGTATAAGATCAAAAATTATAGTAAACACACATTTAGGTTTGCCATAACCAAAACCTGGAAAGAGATTCCTACTTAGATAAAAACACTCAGCTACCATAAGTTTTAAAAAGAGTACAAGCAAATTCTGGTTAACTCCCAAGGTTAACAATGCAAAGTAACTGCTTCACATAAAATGACTATTTGACAAAATCATCCATAGTTGCCATGGCACCAAGTGCACACCTTATGTATTTCCAATCATTATATAGCGGTGGTTAGCCCAAAAGCTAAGCTCCTCTGACCACCGCACACTTCAAACAAAGTTATTAACATCCCTTTTCCTCTTATTCTTTATTATTGTATTCTTATCTTACTATATataatgtaaatattttataaaagtgTGAATAAACTGAAtcgaattgaattgaataaagggGTTCGCGTCCCTCAAAACCTGAAGTCACCGTAGCAAATTCTAATCTGCTTGAACATTGAAAAGGCGGGTATGTTGGCTCTTTTGCTAGAATAAATCAAAATGTGAGGCTGAAATCAATACTAACTTGTTCTTATGTTATCGTGACAGTCTGGAAATAATCCAAGCTTGACAGGACTGCGACCAAGGATCATTCAATTTTTGCGGAAAAAAAGAGGTGATGGCTATTTTTTTCGCTCAAATTAGAATCTGCCAATAACTGTTTTGACGCGAAAATTGAATCCACAAATCAGAGCACGCCATTTCTAAAGGGAAAGGACATGCGGGAGAGCCCGCATCTTTTCCTTCGGTGGTGCAATCACTTAACCCAGTTGGTTGTGAGCACAAATCACTTGCATGCGTTTCGCTCATTCAAATCTATGCGAAATGACCAGCCTCTCTTGTTTCTAGCGTAGTGGTCTCGAATTCATCTCCGAAACGTGTTGAGAAAGACAATTAGTTGATTGCTTCCAGGTTGAGCCGGTGATACAAGCTTTTAGTCAGTTGAATTCCATCCCGCATGAATATCTACCTCACCTTTCACTTTTATCCATGCTGATGCCATTCGGGTGTCCCTGTGCGACTTCAAATCCTCTGACTCCATCGAAAAATACCACGCTACCATGCAGCCAGTAATTAAGAAAAAACGTAGCTACTTGGCGCAGTACGGTGCTCTCGAAATGGAAAAAATTGTCGTTGGTGACATAGAAGCTATTGGGACCTGTCGAAAAAAAAGACGGTTATTTACCCACTCCTGTGAAATTTTGCGCATCAGTTAAATTGAACGTTTGATAAGTGTCGAAAGGCAAAGGCCATTATTTCTCGGTGGTAGTTCTGTCAGCTCTCTTTGTGAGACTCGGTATGAATCGTAATAGAGAGCCGGTAATTCCACATCTTCTCTTAGTACTTCGTAATACGGATATTTAAACAATTTCTCCGCGCCGAATCTAGCAGGTGTCTTTATTGCTTTCACTTGCGGTCTGTCTCCTTATGTTTTCCTTCATCTCGAAATTAAATTTCAGAGTGAGTGACTTCTTGCTGTGGGTATAATCTATCATGGGCCTTTATACCGTACTTGGCCTCGCCTTTTTGACAGCGTATACACATGCGAAAGCTCAGCTCTTCCAACTACTGTGGTCCGAGAAAAAGTGGTGTATCAAAGCAATTGATGAGGGTCAAACTACCATCGCAAgaagataacaaagctgacgttacgagcgttagcccttgtcAGAGTTAATACAAAGGGCACACGCTCGAAACTTCATTACTACTTTGTTATAACTGCATGGACTCGTTCGATTTGCCAAATATTTGTATTTCACTCCCAACCGATGcggcatcacagtttctttaggaacAGAGCTCTTTAATTTCTGTGGAAGCCACGCCTTAGCATCTGACCATAAAACCGGAATATCATCGACAGTTCTTCTCGAACAGTTAATGGTTATAAAACGACACAGTCTTGGTTCTAATAGGCCTGGGGTTGTGAGATGAGAACTTTATAATCCTTTCCGAGAGGACCTTAAGTCCAGCTGTTTCTGAGGGAAATTTACAAATAAACACATTATTCTCGGTTGATACAACCTTTACGACCCTGAGTGGTGGTCAGGCCGGGGCTTAAGCCATCCACTCCCACACCGTAGCTCAATGCGTCAACCACCGAGTCAACCAGTAAGTGACTTAAGATTAACCGATCGCCCCGATTTGAAACCTAAAATAAGTAATGGAAAATAATCAGtcttatttaattctttgattgtgagcgggcggtatcctgagaatcctgtaATCtcattggttccgggagcgggcagtattttcctatctcctgaccacggtcatggtaaccaactacgctaagcgcaaagtgaagttgcgaattgaaagagcgaggtttcaatttgtcttaattgtttttgcaatagataaagcagtgttattgttcaactttctcataaaaatgtaaaaatgttcctgaccagttcattttattgtacatttgttgacacgttgatgagacaatttctaaaataaaaacaacttttccagtttttcttaacagtttctcctacctcctaaaaatagaacttagaaataaataaaaatgttattcaccggccttggtcgg is a genomic window of Acropora muricata isolate sample 2 chromosome 8, ASM3666990v1, whole genome shotgun sequence containing:
- the LOC136925441 gene encoding serum paraoxonase/arylesterase 1-like produces the protein MGRFGEFAAVAVAAVFVYHCLTILINTGAFTHTVNHSPGPCRPIKVNGSEDLALLPDGLVFISSVLRYKIPFSYDAELDKRDSKLLTFDFAKPDQDPIEVTLKNFNRTGFNPHGITVYQDPSSNRVSLFVINHRLDAQAIEIFDLERASHSLVHRRSVVDPLIWSPNNLYAVGPNSFYVTNDNFFHFESTVLRQVATFFLNYWLHGSVVFFDGVRGFEVAQGHPNGISMDKSERFVIVPNTLSRSVVVYRRRHDNSLEETQTIKVGSLIDNVNVDPVTGNLWLAGIPRVSEIVEHINNISHRSPSQIMMLQLGEPASSGISFPHYELREAYMDDGRQMTGATSAVVYKDRLLIGSICGDLLLCEIQYF